The following DNA comes from Maniola jurtina chromosome W, ilManJurt1.1, whole genome shotgun sequence.
ATTGCATGTAAATGTGATGAACAAATCTGCTGTACCATAATGACGAACATACGACATGGCATCTTGAGCATATTCGTGCATATGCCGAGGGCTTCCGATGTATGTTGCTGGAAGAATAGTCATCCGACCGACATTCTGTGCATTTCCATCAGTATTAATCGCATCTCGAAGGTGAATATACTCTTCAGATCGGAGTTTGGTTTGATTCAACCTGATGAATGTTAATCTCTCCGTTTCAATTTTAACATACATGTCAACAACATATTTGTGATATAATCGCCGACATTTCAATATGTGATTATCTTCATTTTCCCGAATCATTAGGCGGTATGAATAATAGTTCATTGAACTTAGTTTTTGTTGGTTTCAGAACCTGTAAatagattttgttttaataacattcaaatataaaattaaaatacataatataatgactGAGATATTATCGCCATAGCTAAACTAATATTTTAGTTACCTGTAATGggatttatcatttttattgaGAAATCGTAGCCATCTTCACCTTGCCAAAATATAATGGGTTATTGCAGTGCATCATATGAGCGGTGTGTTTCCTTTATACGTTGTAATTGATCATTCCGACGATGTAAAACAATATCACGGGATTCCAAGTTTTCTCCAACTACAACGATAGCAACTTCATCAATAGTTGGTGCATTAAAACGTCTTGTATGTTGACCTGCAGGTGTTTTATCAGCTCTGATTACAATTTTGTGATTATCGGATGGCATCAGATCCAGGGCAGTTTTAAACAATATAATCAATTGATTGTGTTGATGAAATAAAGTTTGTAATTGTTCTACAATAGACCTCTTTACTAAATTGTTATGTGCACAACGCAGATCAATTTCTTGTGGTGAATTGCCCATAAAATAAATTTGCAGGAATTTGTTGTCGCTATCTGACACTGGTAACAGTGAACCTGCTCTGTGATATATTTGCCCTTGtatctgtaaataaaaaaaaaaatattatggtgtGGTATAAATTAATGGATTGTCAGTGATcaaacttaaataatatttgatcttaaaaagtatatatttagTTTTAACTAATATCtatcaaatataataaaatataataaaagtgtCACTGAAACTGAATCACCATATAATATGATGACTAAGTGATATATTTCGTAATGATTAAGAAATTGAAGATTAGTGACACATCTTAACTTTGGTGACAGAAAATTTTGTTCGCTAAAATAATTATGAGTAACTGCTATAATACATACCTTGAAAGTTGGCATAAAATTTTCCCGAACTACATTTGTTGCCCCAAATGAAGTCatttgaaagcaattgttatATTGTTGGATATGTGTCAAAAAGTGTATAGAATCTGTTCCTATTCCTGAAACCAATGAGTACAATGGTTCTGGTGGTGGATCCAATGGTATCAATTTCACTTTACCATTTGCGCAACACAATCCATTGGCttcgtttttgtattttaatgcCTTACAGTGTGAGCAAACCGAGTTGATAGAACCAATAACAACACATTGGTAGTTACCGTAGTCAATTGACACATCGTAACTGAAAGCAGCTCGATTCAAACTTGCGCGATTATTAGTTGAATGTCGCGCTCGCGCTTCACGCGTTTGTGATATCCGAATTCTTTCACGTTCATTTCCGTCGTCACGTTCTTGTGCAGTACGATTAGATCGGTAATTAGCTTGGTTTGTAGCATTTCTGGTTCTTCTACCTAAATTGCTTCGTCTTATAGGAGGCATatcaaatataaattattttttcactaaTCACGAACTAAACAAACACTAACTAACTAAACACTCTGCACAAAACACGATATACGAATTTGTTTCGTGTATCAGTTGTCAAAAGCAAACTCAGTAGATTAGGTAAcagacaactttttttttttttttaatttgatatgACTTGAAGTCAAATCCTTTTAAGCCGTacgaattgttttatttatttaaaatttgtatattaaaaataataaaacactgTTGGTAACGCGATTTTTGTTTGACTGATGTAATGACGTGGAAACTGATGCATTTTATCTCGCGTGCCGAAACTAATACAAAAGAAACGCGAGTTTCGGAACGCGACATTAAACTCCTCCAACTATGTATTCTGTGCTCCAACGCACACACGCACATCGTTTTGATAGATATGATCTTTgacgttaggaacacacctacattgcttagacaacagtgagtgcttgtaatttaatatgaactttataccatagcaataaagctcaaattgactacgttttagttagaaatcatttgtatgggaaaaagaaaagggctatttttagggtttttccagcaataattctaatttttctcgccgtaaaaaccatccttgaacttcaacgaacattttaaaaaaagatttggccaaattggtccaggcgttgttgagttatgcgcttaccaacacattttgcgattcatttttatattatagaagatggtagtattttatttgtatatatataaatattgtcTTTTTGTATTGCAATAAGCGTAATTATATTCTGAAtagtagtaatattttaatatacattTTGCGACGGGAGTGTTTTATctattgttatttaaattataatccatactaatacatatcataaatgcaaaagcgtCTGTGTATAATAtatctgttacgttttcactgTCTTTAACCGGTTATGACGAAAATTGGTATAGATTTGTAAGCtatttccataatttttttaGGTACAAGTAGAAAGCTTTGTAAGCAATCACTGTAACAGTTTTCGTCACTATCCGTCTTGGCGAATTGGCAtgggctactatttatcccggaaaataaaaaaacttcctACGTTATTCttaaaacgaaatccacgcggatgaaattgcTGGCGGGTATGTTATAATTAATAGTACGAGTAGTTTGTATTtgaatataaatttttattgtaaaatgcaataaaattatcattatgaaaaaataaataaatatcctttactcacccaaaaaaaaaaactaaaataaaaaatacaaacagaTAAGTATCATAGTCCACATAGAGTGAATAGATAGATATTgttatccaatccaatccaatccactAGTCTATAAGCGTCCACCATTGGGACATACTTAGATCTTGTCAAGAGCGCTCCACCAAATACACTTCTCCTTCCTCATTCCTTACCTTCCTCATCGGTCCAGTGGGctgatttattatatttgtgCTTTACCCGGCAGAGTGAGCGGCTTGGCGGGTAGCAGCAAGGATGCCAACGTTGGAACATGGGGCCAATGCCGCCAGCcaaactgtaaggttatttttaaaaattgatttgagttgtcaaaaataatataaaattattaatttatctaatgcaggtagattgataaaatcgatatttggctcattcgatgtcatacaatctgttgctaggaggccaacaagattgaacttgcataaatacgggtgtttcgaaggttgtagtttagtctccttccgagattcggagcgatatcgcatattttcggtatttggattgtgaactgaataattagatgttgtgatagcaatcacgctctaattaaattatttattttggcattagtttgtttagattaaaactctcggataaccttacacattaaacttgtgttttttttgtgttggttttggagaggacattccaataattcgataaaaatatttaaataatacctgcttttctgagtgacgccaataattcagaagcgggacgtgtctcacgttgtcttaaattcgctttggtatctttttgtaaacaacccacatttgattaaaatttttattgagttcgatttggtgattaaaatttttagttttttttttaagaatttagtcttttgtgaagtggaaagtaatttgcaataagtggttcagattttgtatacatcgaatgagaagttagtcgtttggatttattgttgacttgatattaaaactgagagttcggcagttcaagggtaggttttaatgatttgacggagggcaggatagcccatgatttggatttgacttagggcaaggaagcccgcgactgacatgacaagattgattagaaacacgaggacgtgttaaattcaggacggccgaactgtaaggttatttttaaaaattgatttgagttgtcaaaaataatataaaattattaatttatctaatgcaggtagattgataaaatcgatatttggctcattcgatgtcatacaatctgttgctaggaggccaacaagattgaacttgcataaatacgggtgtttcgaaggttgtagtttagtctccttccgagattcggagcgatatcgcatattttcggtatttggattgtgaactgaataattagatgttgtgatagcaatcacgctctaattaaattatttattttggcattagtttgtttagattaaaactctcggataaccttacacattaaacttgtgttttttttgtgttggttttggagaggacattccaataattcgataaaaatatttaaataatacctgcttttctgagtgacgccaataatacgCAACAAGAAACGCGCCGCGATGGCCGCCTCTGTGGTGTCCATGGCCACGCCGCCACCAATGCGTAAGTCCAA
Coding sequences within:
- the LOC123879882 gene encoding uncharacterized protein LOC123879882; this translates as MPPIRRSNLGRRTRNATNQANYRSNRTAQERDDGNERERIRISQTREARARHSTNNRASLNRAAFSYDVSIDYGNYQCVVIGSINSVCSHCKALKYKNEANGLCCANGKVKLIPLDPPPEPLYSLVSGIGTDSIHFLTHIQQYNNCFQMTSFGATNVVRENFMPTFKIQGQIYHRAGSLLPVSDSDNKFLQIYFMGNSPQEIDLRCAHNNLVKRSIVEQLQTLFHQHNQLIILFKTALDLMPSDNHKIVIRADKTPAGQHTRRFNAPTIDEVAIVVVGENLESRDIVLHRRNDQLQRIKETHRSYDALQ